The DNA region CACAGATGGATGCAGAGAAAAGAGGCAAGGATATCGAATCTGATTCTCGCATCGCAAAGAAGAATCAAGTTAGTAaagattcacagtcaacgtaTGCATCGGCCGCGGTTCCTGCAGTAGCGGCAAAATGGATTGTTCGGATTCTTGAACTTGAAGGACGACCGGAACTCGAGAAAATTCTGCAGAGTGACTTTGGTTTACGATGTTGTACCGGTAAGTCCCCGGGCTCGAACAGTAAAACAGGCTAGCAAGTTTTACGATTGGTCTGTTCCATACCCAACTTACACGCACAAACTCCACACCTCCTTCAGTACGCCAGATCAAGCATGTATGGAAGTGCCTGCTGCACTGCTGTTTTAGTTTTGTGGTTAGCCGCCTTGGCCTCCACGGACAACCAACAGGGAGAAAAGATGTGTGTATGGCCAAATTACGGCGATACTTTTACGATGATTCAGATTGCACCGTTGTTTTCACGCTCGGAATGATTGCGTTGCAACACGACCTAGAGCGAGAGTCCTCTGCGGCTAATATTATACTTCCCCCTTCTTTCCCCATGCCCCAGGTCCCCCGTCATTCAAAACGTAAAGCAATCTTACCCGCACCCTGCACACCGAGCAGCTTACCAACAAGGTGTGCACCATCTTCTTGTCATCCATTGCACAATACGCAAAACACCACGAGCTGCAGGCCATGGCAGCAGGGGTTTACCACATTGTCCACTAGCGCAAATGCGAGAAAGGATGTGGCGGTATATCAGAAACGGATAATAGAGGATACGTCCAGCACATACTTGCCACAGCGCAAACGCGTCAAATGTGAACCGAAAAGCGAGATTGGCGCCTCCTACGAAACGCAACCTAGAAACAGTCTAGAGGCAAATTTGATGATGCAGCTTTGTCAGATTGGGTTTTCCAACAAGCATGAGGTACTTTCGTGTATCCGACGCATTGCGAGCAATAGCACGGATGATCCACCCAACATTGATTCGGTGATGATCACTCTCGTGACACAACGcgaagaagccgacgaaGCTCGTAAAATTGACAAAGCGAGACTCCTATCCGAGCAAAGCAGGAAAGCGGAAGCCCGACGTTGTCGTCTAGAGATTCAGCAACAGGAAGACGAACGTATGCTCAACTGTAATTTGAGCGTTCTTTCCTCAAATCCTGCAATGTT from Phaeodactylum tricornutum CCAP 1055/1 chromosome 18, whole genome shotgun sequence includes:
- a CDS encoding predicted protein, which produces MTDNSNKMPTDETLGRAQMDAEKRGKDIESDSRIAKKNQVSKDSQSTYASAAVPAVAAKWIVRILELEGRPELEKILQSDFGLRCCTVRQIKHVWKCLLHCCFSFVVSRLGLHGQPTGRKDVCMAKLRRYFYDDSDCTVVFTLGMIALQHDLERESSAANIILPPSFPMPQVPRHSKRKAILPAPCTPSSLPTRCAPSSCHPLHNTQNTTSCRPWQQGFTTLSTSANARKDVAVYQKRIIEDTSSTYLPQRKRVKCEPKSEIGASYETQPRNSLEANLMMQLCQIGFSNKHEVLSCIRRIASNSTDDPPNIDSVMITLVTQREEADEARKIDKARLLSEQSRKAEARRCRLEIQQQEDERMLNCNLSVLSSNPAMFPQSWILKSRAYNQILLATQSDQKTKGVLLELLKLEKRARTWYNYTLPKAYFGIVVPQRLLQASSLTNQLRTEVATLKAAMFKLSEQTKGGVPRILLEAHENYQYEMKSVGNEALDEIEVLGKKLPSMPSQGGSSGTDYSNHEVIEILNLNTNITNDGIKDKDGTAEGTNNGIEDKDGTAEGSDDGIDDKDGTVEGTNNGIKDKDETAEGTNGPDDKVKSISYSFLNVRYPVLVIVKKPWMTLAWCLHNPQEPGKHPEQKQML